One stretch of Punica granatum isolate Tunisia-2019 chromosome 5, ASM765513v2, whole genome shotgun sequence DNA includes these proteins:
- the LOC116207545 gene encoding protein unc-13 homolog isoform X2, with the protein MGKRAETIILPLELLRHLKPSEFNDSHEYHIWQKRQLKILEAGLLLHPSIPLEKSNAFAVRLRDIIRSSESGPIDTGKNSDTMRTLFNSVVSLAWRSANGTPTDVCHWADGYPVNVHLYVALLQSIFDIRDETSVLDEVDELLELMKKTWSTLGINRPIHNVCLTWVLFHQYVATSQLEPDLLGASHTMLTEVAADAKKPDRDALFLKVMSSVLASIREWSEKRLFSYHDYFQKGTISVIDNLLPLALTAMKIIGEDILLTGESPEKEKEERSMNSQGNRVDGYIRSSLKNAFKKVIEGQSIGCVFDDKQEASEALLKLAEETEALALNEKEHFSPILKKWHSIASGVAAVTLHSCYGAVLKHYLNCASQLSNETVEVLHRSGKLENVLVQMVVEDSGECEDGGKTMVRQMVPYEVDSIILGLVKQWIDERLQKGQHCLEKAKDTETWNPKSKTEPYARSAVELMKLAKETIHDFFEIPVEITEDLVQDLADALEQLFEEYIAVVASCGSKQNYMPVLPPMTRCHRDSKFMKLCKRATPCSIALEDPTHHHMGPGKEGLLSRPTTSRGTQRLYIRLNTLHYLLTYLNSLDKTLSISRRDSRNSTYFSANNRHRSNKTTSSSYFDSSRSSIAAACQLVSEVAAYRLTFLDSNSMFYESLYVGDMVNTSIQPVLQVLKQNLTLLCAILNDRAQPLAIKEVMKASFEAYLMVLLAGGHSRVFYRSDHEMIEEDFRNLKKTFSTCGEGLIPEDVMEKEAEIVEGVIDLMGESTEQLIEDYNAVTSEASGKEVVDAGHKLPMPPTTGKWNRTDPNTILRVLCHRVDRTANQYLKRSFHLGKKR; encoded by the exons ATGGGCAAGCGGGCCGAGACAATAATCCTTCCTCTCGAACTGCTCCGCCACCTGAAGCCCTCAGAGTTCAACGACTCACACGAGTACCATATCTGGCAGAAGCGCCAGCTCAAGATCCTCGAGGCCGGTCTCCTCCTGCACCCCTCAATCCCCTTGGAGAAGTCAAATGCATTTGCAGTGCGCCTGCGGGACATTATCCGTTCTAGTGAGTCAGGACCTATTGACACGGGTAAGAACTCCGACACGATGCGGACCCTTTTCAATTCTGTGGTCTCCCTAGCATGGCGCAGCGCCAATGGGACCCCAACCGATGTCTGCCACTGGGCAGATGGGTACCCTGTGAACGTCCACCTATATGTCGCGTTGCTCCAGTCGATATTTGATATACGGGACGAGACATCGGTCCTCGACGAGGTGGACGAACTACTGGAACTTATGAAGAAGACATGGTCGACACTTGGGATCAATCGGCCAATCCACAATGTGTGCCTCACTTGGGTGCTCTTCCACCAGTATGTCGCCACATCCCAGCTGGAGCCTGACCTCCTCGGGGCATCACATACAATGCTAACAGAAGTTGCAGCCGATGCAAAGAAACCCGACCGAGATGCCCTGTTTCTCAAGGTCATGTCGTCTGTGCTGGCCTCGATAAGGGAATGGTCTGAGAAGAGGCTCTTTAGCTACCATGACTACTTCCAGAAGGGAACCATAAGTGTAATAGACAACTTGCTTCCACTGGCACTAACGGCCATGAAGATTATCGGGGAGGACATTTTGCTCACTGGAGAATCAccagaaaaggagaaagaagaaagatccATGAATTCACAGGGCAATCGCGTCGATGGCTACATCCGATCATCCTTGAAGAATGCATTCAAAAAG GTGATCGAAGGCCAAAGCATCGGCTGTGTCTTTGATGACAAACAAGAGGCAAGTGAAGCTCTCCTTAAATTGGCAGAGGAAACAGAGGCTTTGGCTCTTAATGAGAAGGAACACTTCAGTCCGATCCTCAAGAAGTGGCATTCCATTGCTTCGGGGGTCGCCGCAGTGACACTGCACAGCTGTTACGGGGCTGTCCTGAAGCACTACTTAAACTGCGCATCTCAGCTCAGCAATGAAACCGTGGAAGTGCTGCACAGATCCGGAAAGCTCGAGAACGTTCTAGTCCAAATGGTTGTAGAGGACTCGGGGGAATGTGAAGATGGAGGCAAAACAATGGTGAGACAGATGGTTCCTTACGAGGTTGACTCGATCATATTAGGACTGGTGAAGCAGTGGATTGATGAGAGGCTTCAGAAAGGGCAACATTGCCTCGAAAAAGCAAAAGACACTGAG ACGTGGAATCCGAAGTCGAAAACAGAACCTTACGCTCGATCGGCTGTTGAGCTGATGAAGCTTGCAAAAGAAACCATCCATGACTTCTTTGAAATTCCAGTAGAGATCACTGAAGATTTAGTCCAAGACCTTGCCGATGCTTTAGAGCAGCTTTTTGAGGAGTACATTGCAGTTGTTGCATCATGTG GGTCAAAACAGAACTACATGCCCGTGCTTCCTCCAATGACAAGATGTCACCGAGACTCGAAGTTCATGAAGCTCTGCAAACGGGCAACCCCGTGCAGCATTGCCTTGGAGGATCCAACCCACCATCATATGGGGCCAGGAAAGGAAGGCCTCCTCTCCCGCCCCaccacaagccgtgggacacAGCGCCTCTACATCCGCCTGAACACTCTGCACTACCTCCTGACATACCTCAACTCCCTCGACAAGACCCTCTCGATCTCACGCAGAGATTCTCGGAACAGCACTTACTTCAGTGCAAATAATAGACATCGGAGTAACAAGACCACTTCTTCCTCATACTTCGACTCCTCTCGATCATCTATTGCAGCAGCATGCCAACTTGTGTCAGAAGTCGCAGCCTACCGGTTGACTTTCTTGGACTCAAATTCCATGTTTTACGAAAGTTTGTATGTTGGTGACATGGTGAATACTAGTATCCAACCAGTTCTTCAGGTTCTGAAGCAAAATCTCACTCTACTTTGCGCCATACTGAATGACCGGGCCCAACCCTTGGCGATAAAAGAAGTAATGAAAGCATCCTTTGAGGCCTACCTTATGGTTCTGCTTGCTGGAGGACATTCCAGGGTCTTCTACCGGTCAGACCACGAGATGATCGAAGAGGACTTCCGGAACCTGAAGAAGACATTTTCCACTTGCGGTGAAGGGTTGATACCAGAGGATGTAATGGAGAAGGAGGCAGAGATTGTTGAAGGGGTGATAGATTTAATGGGTGAGAGTACCGAACAACTGATCGAGGACTATAATGCTGTGACCTCTGAAGCAAGCGGGAAAGAAGTGGTGGATGCGGGACATAAActtccaatgccaccgaccacGGGGAAATGGAACAGGACTGATCCTAATACGATACTGAGGGTGTTGTGCCACAGAGTAGATCGGACGGCAAATCAGTACCTTAAAAGGTCATTTCACTTGGGCAAGAAGAGATGA
- the LOC116207546 gene encoding protein NRT1/ PTR FAMILY 5.2-like isoform X1 yields MAAAARCEEGLDDFTQDGTVDLRGNPVRRSMHGGWTACWFVVVYEVFERMAYYGISSNLVLYLTKKLHQGTVTSANNVTNWVGTIWMTPILGAYVADAHLGRYWTFVFAGAIYLMGMSVLTLSVSLPALKPPPCSDPNLDNCKKASTLQLAIFYGALYILAIGTGGTKPNISTIGADQFDDFDPKEKSHKISFFNWWMFSIFFGTLFANTVLVYIQDNVGWALGYGLPTLGLAISISIFLAGTPFYRHRLPTGSPFTRMARVIVAAIWKWRVPVPSDPKELYELDLNEYAGKGKYRIDATPTLRFLSKASVKTNSISPWKLCSVTQVEETKQMLRMIPILVATFIPSCMIAQVNTLFVKQGTTLDRQMGGNFKIPPASLAGFVTLSMLVCVVLYDRFFVPIAQRLTKNPRGITLLQRMGIGIVIHIIIMTIASFTERWRLQVAREHGITEGGQQVPMTIFVLLPQFILMGAADAFLEVAKLEFFYDQAPENMKSLGTSYSTTTLGLGNFISSFLLSTVSRLTKRDGHKGWILNNLNTSHLDYYYAFFAVLNALNLIFFLVVTRFYEYRAEVSDSMTVLKEELRGDTRDGILS; encoded by the exons ATGGCAGCCGCTGCTAGGTGTGAAGAGGGGCTTGATGATTTCACGCAGGACGGCACAGTCGACCTCAGAGGCAATCCGGTGCGTCGATCCATGCATGGTGGCTGGACCGCTTGCTGGTTTGTCGTCG TCTATGAAGTGTTTGAAAGGATGGCCTACTATGGCATTTCTTCAAACCTTGTCCTCTACCTGACGAAGAAGCTCCATCAAGGGACAGTCACGTCGGCCAATAATGTCACTAACTGGGTGGGGACTATTTGGATGACTCCTATCCTCGGTGCGTACGTCGCCGACGCCCATCTCGGCCGGTACTGGACTTTCGTGTTTGCTGGCGCTATTTATCTCATG GGGATGTCAGTACTCACTCTATCAGTATCATTACCAGCGCTGAAACCTCCGCCATGCTCGGATCCGAACCTTGACAACTGCAAGAAGGCCTCGACCCTACAGCTAGCCATATTCTACGGAGCCCTGTACATCCTCGCCATTGGAACCGGTGGAACCAAGCCTAACATCTCTACCATTGGAGCTGACCAGTTTGATGACTTCGACCCCAAGGAAAAGTCTCATAAGATCTCCTTCTTCAATTGGTGGATGTTCAGCATCTTCTTCGGGACCCTGTTCGCAAACACGGTCCTCGTCTACATTCAGGACAATGTGGGTTGGGCCCTCGGATATGGTCTCCCAACTCTTGGGCTTGCGATCTCCATCTCAATATTCTTGGCGGGAACGCCATTTTACAGGCATCGGTTGCCCACAGGCAGCCCATTCACAAGGATGGCTCGGGTCATTGTGGCGGCTATATGGAAGTGGAGAGTGCCTGTCCCTAGTGACCCCAAGGAGCTCTATGAGCTCGATCTTAACGAGTACGCAGGGAAGGGGAAGTATAGGATTGATGCCACACCCACATTAAG GTTTTTGAGCAAAGCAAGCGTGAAGACTAATTCAATCTCACCATGGAAGCTGTGCTCGGTGACCCAAGTGGAGGAGACCAAGCAGATGCTGCGGATGATCCCGATCCTCGTGGCAACATTTATCCCGAGTTGCATGATTGCTCAAGTCAATACTCTATTTGTGAAGCAGGGCACCACCCTTGACCGGCAGATGGGTGGTAACTTCAAGATCCCTCCTGCTAGTCTGGCGGGCTTTGTAACCCTGTCCATGCTTGTCTGCGTGGTCCTCTATGATCGTTTTTTTGTCCCGATCGCCCAACGGTTAACCAAGAACCCTCGAGGCATCACCTTGCTTCAGAGGATGGGGATTGGGATCGTCATCCACATCATCATAATGACCATCGCTTCCTTCACAGAGCGATGGAGGTTGCAGGTAGCCCGGGAGCATGGCATCACCGAAGGTGGGCAGCAGGTGCCGATGACTATATTTGTCCTCCTCCCCCAGTTCATTCTCATGGGAGCTGCTGATGCGTTCCTCGAGGTTGCGAAGCTCGAGTTCTTCTACGACCAGGCACCAGAGAACATGAAGAGCCTCGGGACTTCTTATTCCACAACCACCCTTGGGCTCGGGAACTTCATCAGCAGCTTCCTCCTGTCCACGGTCTCTCGCTTGACCAAGAGGGATGGACACAAAGGATGGATCCTCAACAACCTCAACACTTCCCACCTCGATTACTACTATGCATTTTTCGCAGTGCTCAATGCATTGaacttaattttctttcttgttgTCACGAGGTTCTATGAATACCGGGCAGAAGTATCAGATTCAATGACTGTGCTTAAGGAAGAGTTACGAGGAGACACAAGAGATGGAATATTGAGTTAA
- the LOC116207545 gene encoding protein unc-13 homolog isoform X1, whose product MGHEIRREFFSGPLSNSPPEHIRPHVPIATDLEWPFGKLDSLEADDIRETSYEVFFTACRSSPGFGGRTALAYYSTYQENSNGDGAGGPGASGRANGVGMAPTSRVKRALGLKMLKRSPQKRMGASGCGFGSFSGPLMPPEGHKSGPIHVAVRPRRPLTSAEIMRQQMRVTEQSDNRLRKTLMRTLVGQMGKRAETIILPLELLRHLKPSEFNDSHEYHIWQKRQLKILEAGLLLHPSIPLEKSNAFAVRLRDIIRSSESGPIDTGKNSDTMRTLFNSVVSLAWRSANGTPTDVCHWADGYPVNVHLYVALLQSIFDIRDETSVLDEVDELLELMKKTWSTLGINRPIHNVCLTWVLFHQYVATSQLEPDLLGASHTMLTEVAADAKKPDRDALFLKVMSSVLASIREWSEKRLFSYHDYFQKGTISVIDNLLPLALTAMKIIGEDILLTGESPEKEKEERSMNSQGNRVDGYIRSSLKNAFKKVIEGQSIGCVFDDKQEASEALLKLAEETEALALNEKEHFSPILKKWHSIASGVAAVTLHSCYGAVLKHYLNCASQLSNETVEVLHRSGKLENVLVQMVVEDSGECEDGGKTMVRQMVPYEVDSIILGLVKQWIDERLQKGQHCLEKAKDTETWNPKSKTEPYARSAVELMKLAKETIHDFFEIPVEITEDLVQDLADALEQLFEEYIAVVASCGSKQNYMPVLPPMTRCHRDSKFMKLCKRATPCSIALEDPTHHHMGPGKEGLLSRPTTSRGTQRLYIRLNTLHYLLTYLNSLDKTLSISRRDSRNSTYFSANNRHRSNKTTSSSYFDSSRSSIAAACQLVSEVAAYRLTFLDSNSMFYESLYVGDMVNTSIQPVLQVLKQNLTLLCAILNDRAQPLAIKEVMKASFEAYLMVLLAGGHSRVFYRSDHEMIEEDFRNLKKTFSTCGEGLIPEDVMEKEAEIVEGVIDLMGESTEQLIEDYNAVTSEASGKEVVDAGHKLPMPPTTGKWNRTDPNTILRVLCHRVDRTANQYLKRSFHLGKKR is encoded by the exons ATGGGGCACGAGATCCGCCGCGAGTTCTTCTCCGGCCCTCTCTCCAACTCGCCTCCTGAGCACATCCGTCCCCACGTCCCCATCGCGACCGACCTCGAGTGGCCCTTCGGGAAGCTCGACAGCCTCGAAGCTGACGACATCCGCGAGACATCGTACGAGGTGTTCTTCACAGCGTGCCGCTCGTCCCCTGGGTTTGGGGGCCGAACTGCATTGGCTTATTATTCCACGTATCAG GAGAACAGCAATGGGGACGGAGCAGGGGGCCCTGGGGCGTCAGGCCGGGCAAATGGCGTTGGAATGGCCCCGACAAGTCGAGTGAAGAGGGCACTTGGGCTGAAAATGTTAAAGAGGTCGCCCCAGAAGAGGATGGGGGCGAGTGGCTGTGGATTCGGGTCATTCTCAGGACCTCTGATGCCACCAGAAGGTCACAAGTCCGGCCCAATTCATGTGGCAGTTAGGCCGAGGCGGCCGCTAACATCGGCAGAGATCATGAGGCAGCAAATGAGGGTGACGGAGCAGAGTGACAATAGACTCAGGAAAACGCTCATGAGGACCCTAGTAGGCCaa ATGGGCAAGCGGGCCGAGACAATAATCCTTCCTCTCGAACTGCTCCGCCACCTGAAGCCCTCAGAGTTCAACGACTCACACGAGTACCATATCTGGCAGAAGCGCCAGCTCAAGATCCTCGAGGCCGGTCTCCTCCTGCACCCCTCAATCCCCTTGGAGAAGTCAAATGCATTTGCAGTGCGCCTGCGGGACATTATCCGTTCTAGTGAGTCAGGACCTATTGACACGGGTAAGAACTCCGACACGATGCGGACCCTTTTCAATTCTGTGGTCTCCCTAGCATGGCGCAGCGCCAATGGGACCCCAACCGATGTCTGCCACTGGGCAGATGGGTACCCTGTGAACGTCCACCTATATGTCGCGTTGCTCCAGTCGATATTTGATATACGGGACGAGACATCGGTCCTCGACGAGGTGGACGAACTACTGGAACTTATGAAGAAGACATGGTCGACACTTGGGATCAATCGGCCAATCCACAATGTGTGCCTCACTTGGGTGCTCTTCCACCAGTATGTCGCCACATCCCAGCTGGAGCCTGACCTCCTCGGGGCATCACATACAATGCTAACAGAAGTTGCAGCCGATGCAAAGAAACCCGACCGAGATGCCCTGTTTCTCAAGGTCATGTCGTCTGTGCTGGCCTCGATAAGGGAATGGTCTGAGAAGAGGCTCTTTAGCTACCATGACTACTTCCAGAAGGGAACCATAAGTGTAATAGACAACTTGCTTCCACTGGCACTAACGGCCATGAAGATTATCGGGGAGGACATTTTGCTCACTGGAGAATCAccagaaaaggagaaagaagaaagatccATGAATTCACAGGGCAATCGCGTCGATGGCTACATCCGATCATCCTTGAAGAATGCATTCAAAAAG GTGATCGAAGGCCAAAGCATCGGCTGTGTCTTTGATGACAAACAAGAGGCAAGTGAAGCTCTCCTTAAATTGGCAGAGGAAACAGAGGCTTTGGCTCTTAATGAGAAGGAACACTTCAGTCCGATCCTCAAGAAGTGGCATTCCATTGCTTCGGGGGTCGCCGCAGTGACACTGCACAGCTGTTACGGGGCTGTCCTGAAGCACTACTTAAACTGCGCATCTCAGCTCAGCAATGAAACCGTGGAAGTGCTGCACAGATCCGGAAAGCTCGAGAACGTTCTAGTCCAAATGGTTGTAGAGGACTCGGGGGAATGTGAAGATGGAGGCAAAACAATGGTGAGACAGATGGTTCCTTACGAGGTTGACTCGATCATATTAGGACTGGTGAAGCAGTGGATTGATGAGAGGCTTCAGAAAGGGCAACATTGCCTCGAAAAAGCAAAAGACACTGAG ACGTGGAATCCGAAGTCGAAAACAGAACCTTACGCTCGATCGGCTGTTGAGCTGATGAAGCTTGCAAAAGAAACCATCCATGACTTCTTTGAAATTCCAGTAGAGATCACTGAAGATTTAGTCCAAGACCTTGCCGATGCTTTAGAGCAGCTTTTTGAGGAGTACATTGCAGTTGTTGCATCATGTG GGTCAAAACAGAACTACATGCCCGTGCTTCCTCCAATGACAAGATGTCACCGAGACTCGAAGTTCATGAAGCTCTGCAAACGGGCAACCCCGTGCAGCATTGCCTTGGAGGATCCAACCCACCATCATATGGGGCCAGGAAAGGAAGGCCTCCTCTCCCGCCCCaccacaagccgtgggacacAGCGCCTCTACATCCGCCTGAACACTCTGCACTACCTCCTGACATACCTCAACTCCCTCGACAAGACCCTCTCGATCTCACGCAGAGATTCTCGGAACAGCACTTACTTCAGTGCAAATAATAGACATCGGAGTAACAAGACCACTTCTTCCTCATACTTCGACTCCTCTCGATCATCTATTGCAGCAGCATGCCAACTTGTGTCAGAAGTCGCAGCCTACCGGTTGACTTTCTTGGACTCAAATTCCATGTTTTACGAAAGTTTGTATGTTGGTGACATGGTGAATACTAGTATCCAACCAGTTCTTCAGGTTCTGAAGCAAAATCTCACTCTACTTTGCGCCATACTGAATGACCGGGCCCAACCCTTGGCGATAAAAGAAGTAATGAAAGCATCCTTTGAGGCCTACCTTATGGTTCTGCTTGCTGGAGGACATTCCAGGGTCTTCTACCGGTCAGACCACGAGATGATCGAAGAGGACTTCCGGAACCTGAAGAAGACATTTTCCACTTGCGGTGAAGGGTTGATACCAGAGGATGTAATGGAGAAGGAGGCAGAGATTGTTGAAGGGGTGATAGATTTAATGGGTGAGAGTACCGAACAACTGATCGAGGACTATAATGCTGTGACCTCTGAAGCAAGCGGGAAAGAAGTGGTGGATGCGGGACATAAActtccaatgccaccgaccacGGGGAAATGGAACAGGACTGATCCTAATACGATACTGAGGGTGTTGTGCCACAGAGTAGATCGGACGGCAAATCAGTACCTTAAAAGGTCATTTCACTTGGGCAAGAAGAGATGA
- the LOC116207546 gene encoding protein NRT1/ PTR FAMILY 5.2-like isoform X2, which produces MAYYGISSNLVLYLTKKLHQGTVTSANNVTNWVGTIWMTPILGAYVADAHLGRYWTFVFAGAIYLMGMSVLTLSVSLPALKPPPCSDPNLDNCKKASTLQLAIFYGALYILAIGTGGTKPNISTIGADQFDDFDPKEKSHKISFFNWWMFSIFFGTLFANTVLVYIQDNVGWALGYGLPTLGLAISISIFLAGTPFYRHRLPTGSPFTRMARVIVAAIWKWRVPVPSDPKELYELDLNEYAGKGKYRIDATPTLRFLSKASVKTNSISPWKLCSVTQVEETKQMLRMIPILVATFIPSCMIAQVNTLFVKQGTTLDRQMGGNFKIPPASLAGFVTLSMLVCVVLYDRFFVPIAQRLTKNPRGITLLQRMGIGIVIHIIIMTIASFTERWRLQVAREHGITEGGQQVPMTIFVLLPQFILMGAADAFLEVAKLEFFYDQAPENMKSLGTSYSTTTLGLGNFISSFLLSTVSRLTKRDGHKGWILNNLNTSHLDYYYAFFAVLNALNLIFFLVVTRFYEYRAEVSDSMTVLKEELRGDTRDGILS; this is translated from the exons ATGGCCTACTATGGCATTTCTTCAAACCTTGTCCTCTACCTGACGAAGAAGCTCCATCAAGGGACAGTCACGTCGGCCAATAATGTCACTAACTGGGTGGGGACTATTTGGATGACTCCTATCCTCGGTGCGTACGTCGCCGACGCCCATCTCGGCCGGTACTGGACTTTCGTGTTTGCTGGCGCTATTTATCTCATG GGGATGTCAGTACTCACTCTATCAGTATCATTACCAGCGCTGAAACCTCCGCCATGCTCGGATCCGAACCTTGACAACTGCAAGAAGGCCTCGACCCTACAGCTAGCCATATTCTACGGAGCCCTGTACATCCTCGCCATTGGAACCGGTGGAACCAAGCCTAACATCTCTACCATTGGAGCTGACCAGTTTGATGACTTCGACCCCAAGGAAAAGTCTCATAAGATCTCCTTCTTCAATTGGTGGATGTTCAGCATCTTCTTCGGGACCCTGTTCGCAAACACGGTCCTCGTCTACATTCAGGACAATGTGGGTTGGGCCCTCGGATATGGTCTCCCAACTCTTGGGCTTGCGATCTCCATCTCAATATTCTTGGCGGGAACGCCATTTTACAGGCATCGGTTGCCCACAGGCAGCCCATTCACAAGGATGGCTCGGGTCATTGTGGCGGCTATATGGAAGTGGAGAGTGCCTGTCCCTAGTGACCCCAAGGAGCTCTATGAGCTCGATCTTAACGAGTACGCAGGGAAGGGGAAGTATAGGATTGATGCCACACCCACATTAAG GTTTTTGAGCAAAGCAAGCGTGAAGACTAATTCAATCTCACCATGGAAGCTGTGCTCGGTGACCCAAGTGGAGGAGACCAAGCAGATGCTGCGGATGATCCCGATCCTCGTGGCAACATTTATCCCGAGTTGCATGATTGCTCAAGTCAATACTCTATTTGTGAAGCAGGGCACCACCCTTGACCGGCAGATGGGTGGTAACTTCAAGATCCCTCCTGCTAGTCTGGCGGGCTTTGTAACCCTGTCCATGCTTGTCTGCGTGGTCCTCTATGATCGTTTTTTTGTCCCGATCGCCCAACGGTTAACCAAGAACCCTCGAGGCATCACCTTGCTTCAGAGGATGGGGATTGGGATCGTCATCCACATCATCATAATGACCATCGCTTCCTTCACAGAGCGATGGAGGTTGCAGGTAGCCCGGGAGCATGGCATCACCGAAGGTGGGCAGCAGGTGCCGATGACTATATTTGTCCTCCTCCCCCAGTTCATTCTCATGGGAGCTGCTGATGCGTTCCTCGAGGTTGCGAAGCTCGAGTTCTTCTACGACCAGGCACCAGAGAACATGAAGAGCCTCGGGACTTCTTATTCCACAACCACCCTTGGGCTCGGGAACTTCATCAGCAGCTTCCTCCTGTCCACGGTCTCTCGCTTGACCAAGAGGGATGGACACAAAGGATGGATCCTCAACAACCTCAACACTTCCCACCTCGATTACTACTATGCATTTTTCGCAGTGCTCAATGCATTGaacttaattttctttcttgttgTCACGAGGTTCTATGAATACCGGGCAGAAGTATCAGATTCAATGACTGTGCTTAAGGAAGAGTTACGAGGAGACACAAGAGATGGAATATTGAGTTAA